A portion of the Streptomyces sp. NBC_01335 genome contains these proteins:
- a CDS encoding penicillin acylase family protein codes for MTGAVHGLRGLQADVTIDHGAGGVPTVRASCLSDGWAGLGHAVATDRLFQLDLLRRSAAGRLAELFGPSAVAQDIAQRRAGLTAAADRALGELPADQRAVLTAYTDGVNAVIATAPPPLELEVLGLAMEPWRPRDSLLVALLLAQMLSGDGEHHRMRALMAGSLPPDVVDFLLGESDPYLVGLDGRPAAGRKADPPLQALRALLAEAPGPSGGDRQVVASDDRPWGSNALALAGSHTTDGRALLANDMHLPLGAPTLFHRAGLRWPGGRVDGVTVPGLPVFVTGVSTSLAWGATRLAADVVELVEVRRAHLATRRERILVLHGDPVDVEVQDSPWGPVEGPGPDGVLLARHWVGRDPGAVDLGLGALMTAGDVDAGTRAARQSGGPPLNVLLADSGGRIAWTVSGRFPVRDGTGPVTPDHAWTAHRRPHELPHVTDPASGRLVSANNGVREHREVRGLAANHFSARRAARIGELLDAGGTWDERRLLALQSDTDAEFYAFYRDLALTVLTDPVTRADEQRGRLREAVRAWDGTARTDAIGLAVLVAWRELLRESLFAALLSRCAARNEDFVYCWHSHESPLRAMLDDASLFPPPHRDQRSFLLFELDVCGGLLRHLAPETGPEALRWGALNPTGIRHPMSRLAPELAPLLDLPQDEMPGCPESVCAARPGFGPAVRLAASPGRPAQALLNLPGGQSGDPRSPFYSDQFAAWLTAAPRPLDPPPAGGATTRLVPIPPGEA; via the coding sequence GTGACCGGAGCCGTCCACGGCCTGCGCGGACTCCAGGCCGACGTCACGATCGACCACGGGGCCGGCGGCGTGCCGACCGTCCGGGCCTCCTGCCTGTCCGACGGCTGGGCGGGCCTCGGCCACGCGGTCGCCACCGACCGCCTCTTCCAGCTCGACCTCCTGCGCCGCAGCGCGGCCGGCCGGCTGGCCGAACTCTTCGGCCCCTCGGCCGTCGCCCAGGACATCGCGCAGCGCCGGGCGGGGCTCACCGCCGCCGCCGATCGGGCACTGGGCGAACTGCCCGCCGACCAGCGGGCGGTGCTCACCGCCTACACCGACGGCGTCAACGCGGTGATCGCCACGGCACCGCCGCCGCTGGAACTGGAGGTGCTCGGCCTGGCCATGGAGCCGTGGCGGCCGCGCGACTCGCTGCTGGTGGCCCTGCTGCTGGCCCAGATGCTCAGCGGTGACGGCGAACACCACAGGATGCGCGCGCTGATGGCCGGCTCGCTGCCCCCCGATGTCGTCGACTTCCTGCTCGGCGAGTCCGACCCCTATCTCGTGGGGCTGGACGGCCGGCCGGCCGCCGGCAGGAAGGCCGACCCGCCGCTCCAGGCGCTGCGCGCCCTGCTCGCCGAGGCGCCGGGCCCGTCGGGCGGCGACCGCCAGGTCGTGGCCTCCGACGACCGCCCCTGGGGTTCCAACGCCCTGGCCCTGGCCGGCTCGCACACCACCGACGGGCGGGCGCTGCTCGCCAATGACATGCATCTGCCGCTGGGCGCGCCCACCCTCTTCCACCGGGCCGGCCTGCGCTGGCCGGGCGGCCGCGTGGACGGTGTGACGGTCCCCGGGCTGCCGGTCTTCGTCACCGGCGTCAGCACCTCGCTGGCCTGGGGGGCAACCCGGCTGGCGGCGGACGTGGTCGAGCTGGTCGAGGTGCGGCGCGCGCACCTGGCCACCCGGCGCGAACGGATCCTGGTGCTCCACGGCGACCCGGTCGACGTGGAGGTGCAGGACAGCCCGTGGGGACCGGTCGAGGGGCCGGGACCCGACGGTGTCCTGCTGGCCCGGCACTGGGTGGGCCGCGACCCGGGTGCCGTCGACCTCGGGCTGGGCGCGCTGATGACCGCCGGGGACGTCGACGCCGGTACGCGAGCCGCCCGGCAGTCCGGCGGCCCGCCGCTGAACGTCCTGCTGGCCGACTCCGGCGGTCGGATCGCCTGGACCGTCTCCGGCCGCTTCCCCGTGCGGGACGGCACCGGACCGGTCACGCCCGACCACGCCTGGACCGCCCACCGCCGCCCGCACGAGCTTCCGCACGTCACCGACCCGGCCTCCGGGCGGCTGGTCAGCGCCAACAACGGCGTCCGGGAACACCGCGAGGTCCGGGGCCTTGCCGCCAACCACTTCTCCGCCCGGCGAGCCGCGCGCATCGGCGAACTCCTCGACGCAGGTGGGACCTGGGACGAGCGCCGGCTGCTGGCGCTCCAGAGCGACACCGACGCGGAGTTCTACGCCTTCTACCGCGACCTGGCACTCACCGTCCTCACCGACCCCGTGACGCGGGCCGACGAGCAGCGCGGGCGGCTGCGCGAGGCGGTCCGTGCCTGGGACGGCACCGCCAGGACCGACGCAATCGGGCTGGCCGTGCTGGTCGCCTGGCGGGAACTGCTGCGCGAGTCGCTCTTCGCCGCGCTGCTGAGCCGCTGCGCGGCCCGGAACGAGGACTTCGTCTACTGCTGGCACTCGCACGAGTCCCCGCTGCGCGCGATGCTGGACGACGCCTCGCTCTTCCCCCCGCCGCACCGCGACCAGCGGAGCTTCCTGCTGTTCGAACTCGACGTGTGCGGCGGTTTGTTGCGCCACCTGGCGCCGGAAACCGGACCGGAGGCGCTGCGGTGGGGCGCGCTGAACCCCACCGGCATCCGCCACCCCATGTCGCGCCTCGCACCGGAACTGGCCCCGCTCCTGGACCTGCCCCAGGACGAGATGCCGGGCTGCCCGGAGTCGGTCTGCGCGGCGCGGCCCGGCTTCGGCCCGGCCGTGCGGCTGGCCGCGTCGCCCGGCCGGCCCGCGCAGGCGCTCCTCAACCTTCCGGGCGGCCAGTCGGGCGACCCGCGCAGCCCGTTCTACAGCGACCAGTTCGCCGCCTGGCTCACCGCAGCCCCCCGGCCGCTGGACCCGCCGCCGGCCGGCGGCGCCACCACGCGGCTGGTACCGATCCCGCCGGGAGAGGCATGA